The Saccharopolyspora gloriosae genome window below encodes:
- a CDS encoding TetR/AcrR family transcriptional regulator: MSRTVTRPHRGVSAADRTAARRARLLAAGRDQIAENGTAGVSVDAVCRRAELTKRYFYESFDGRDALLVALFDEAVSSLGAALAEALSAAPSAFELRVRAAVRAVLSTLSADRGWSRLWAEAHAHPALRGRRNAALDGFVAVLSDELAGPGGGAQDPATTLLVLVAGVTELVERRLRDDLDIGDDALVDQLVLIGVAACAPLRPDGAGRDQDG; encoded by the coding sequence ATGTCCCGCACCGTGACCCGACCGCACCGCGGCGTCAGCGCCGCGGACCGGACCGCCGCACGCCGTGCGCGCCTGCTCGCCGCGGGGCGCGACCAGATCGCCGAGAACGGCACCGCCGGCGTCTCCGTCGACGCGGTGTGCCGCCGGGCGGAGCTCACGAAGCGCTACTTCTACGAGAGCTTCGACGGCAGGGACGCCCTGCTGGTGGCGCTGTTCGACGAAGCGGTGTCGTCCCTGGGCGCGGCACTCGCCGAGGCCCTCAGCGCCGCCCCCTCGGCGTTCGAGCTGCGGGTGCGCGCAGCGGTGCGCGCCGTGCTCTCGACGCTGTCCGCGGACCGGGGGTGGTCGCGGTTGTGGGCAGAGGCGCATGCGCACCCGGCCCTGCGGGGGCGCCGCAACGCCGCGCTCGACGGGTTCGTCGCGGTCCTGTCCGACGAGCTGGCCGGGCCCGGCGGCGGAGCCCAGGACCCGGCGACCACCCTGCTGGTCCTCGTCGCGGGGGTCACCGAGCTCGTCGAGCGGCGCCTGCGCGACGACCTGGACATCGGCGACGACGCGCTCGTCGACCAGCTCGTCCTGATCGGCGTCGCGGCGTGCGCCCCGCTACGGCCCGATGGCGCCGGACGCGATCAGGACGGGTAG